From the Microbacterium thalassium genome, one window contains:
- a CDS encoding TetR/AcrR family transcriptional regulator — protein MSKSTATRVRPTRERIMSTAVELADREGIEALTIRALAGEMGVGPMTLYHYVDGKETVLDGMVDAVFAKIALPDPALPWRETVRARCVSAKSVLVKHPWSVPLLESRTSPGPATLGHHEAMLACFFGAGMSLQLTAHAYAVLDSYVYGYAIQEASMPIQGDDSAERVAEISSGFSPGEYPHLVRFAADHAMQPGFDFGASFEYGLDLLLDGLEAARQAEASA, from the coding sequence ATGTCGAAGAGCACCGCGACGCGCGTCAGGCCGACGCGCGAGCGCATCATGTCCACCGCTGTCGAACTTGCCGATCGCGAGGGCATCGAGGCCCTGACGATCCGCGCGCTGGCGGGCGAGATGGGCGTCGGGCCGATGACGCTGTACCACTACGTGGACGGCAAGGAGACCGTGCTCGACGGCATGGTCGACGCCGTCTTCGCCAAGATCGCGCTCCCCGATCCGGCGCTGCCGTGGCGCGAGACCGTGCGGGCCCGCTGCGTGTCGGCCAAGAGCGTGCTCGTGAAGCATCCGTGGTCGGTGCCGCTGCTGGAATCGCGCACCTCGCCGGGGCCGGCGACCCTCGGGCACCACGAGGCGATGCTCGCATGCTTCTTCGGAGCGGGGATGTCGCTGCAACTGACCGCGCACGCCTACGCCGTGCTCGACAGCTACGTGTACGGGTACGCCATCCAGGAGGCGAGCATGCCGATCCAGGGCGACGACTCGGCCGAGAGGGTCGCCGAGATCTCGTCGGGATTCTCGCCCGGCGAGTACCCGCACCTCGTGCGCTTCGCCGCCGATCACGCGATGCAGCCCGGCTTCGACTTCGGCGCGTCCTTCGAATACGGCCTCGACCTCCTGCTGGACGGGCTGGAGGCGGCGCGACAGGCGGAGGCATCGGCGTAG
- a CDS encoding DNA-3-methyladenine glycosylase 2 family protein — MTLAMTFDERYRAIHARDARFDGQFVTAVRSTGIYCRPSCPARTPKESNVTFYATSAAAHEAGYRACKRCLPEAAPGSPAWNLRGDTTARAMRLIADGVVEREGVPGLARRLGYSPRHLTRLLTAELGAGPLALSRAHRAHTARMLLVGTDLPASDVAFSAGFASVRQFNDTVREVFGLTPLELRARRRGGDVQAAGAIDLVLPHRAPFDAAGLFAWMDARAVPGVEESGPASFSRTLRLPGGPAWFEVRAESDRMRLRAHLTHLGDLAPLVTRARRLFDLDADPDAVDDALARHPELAARVAALPGIRVPGAADPHEMLIRAMVGQQISVAAARTALTGLADALGERMPHAGGEAVLFPTMAAIAERGAEVLRGPAARIRAITGAAGALAAGDLVLTPGDDGSDQRAALLAMPGIGPWTADYVRMRVLGDPDVTLPGDVAVRAGAAALGIPSDPKGFAAWAERLAPWRSYLTAHLWRAAPSTRPRKDPS, encoded by the coding sequence ATGACCCTGGCGATGACCTTCGATGAGCGGTACCGGGCGATCCACGCGCGCGACGCCCGCTTCGACGGCCAGTTCGTGACGGCGGTGCGCTCGACCGGCATCTACTGCCGGCCCAGCTGCCCCGCGCGCACGCCGAAGGAGAGCAACGTCACCTTCTACGCCACATCGGCCGCGGCGCACGAGGCCGGCTACCGCGCGTGCAAGCGGTGCCTCCCCGAGGCGGCACCGGGCTCGCCCGCCTGGAACCTGCGCGGCGACACCACGGCGCGCGCCATGCGGCTCATCGCCGACGGCGTCGTCGAGCGCGAGGGCGTCCCCGGTCTCGCGCGGCGCCTCGGGTACTCGCCGCGTCACCTCACGCGGCTCCTGACGGCCGAACTCGGCGCCGGGCCGCTCGCGCTCAGCCGCGCGCACCGGGCGCACACCGCCCGCATGCTGCTCGTCGGCACCGACCTGCCGGCATCCGACGTCGCCTTCTCGGCCGGGTTCGCCAGCGTCCGCCAGTTCAACGACACGGTGCGCGAGGTCTTCGGGCTGACCCCGCTCGAACTGCGCGCACGCCGGCGCGGCGGCGACGTGCAGGCCGCGGGCGCGATCGACCTCGTGCTGCCGCATCGCGCCCCGTTCGACGCGGCGGGCCTGTTCGCCTGGATGGACGCCCGCGCCGTCCCCGGCGTCGAGGAGTCCGGGCCCGCGTCGTTCTCGCGCACGCTGCGCCTGCCGGGCGGACCCGCCTGGTTCGAGGTGCGCGCCGAGAGCGACCGGATGCGGCTGCGCGCGCACCTGACCCACCTCGGCGACCTGGCGCCGCTCGTCACGCGGGCGCGGCGCCTGTTCGACCTCGACGCCGACCCCGACGCCGTCGACGACGCGCTCGCGCGGCATCCGGAGCTCGCCGCCCGCGTGGCGGCGCTGCCCGGCATCCGCGTGCCCGGAGCGGCGGACCCGCACGAGATGCTCATCCGCGCGATGGTCGGGCAGCAGATCTCCGTCGCCGCGGCGCGCACCGCCCTCACGGGTCTCGCGGACGCGCTGGGGGAGCGGATGCCGCACGCCGGCGGCGAGGCCGTGCTGTTCCCCACGATGGCGGCGATCGCCGAGCGCGGCGCCGAGGTGCTGCGCGGCCCCGCCGCCCGCATCCGCGCGATCACCGGGGCGGCCGGCGCGCTCGCCGCCGGCGACCTCGTGCTGACCCCGGGCGACGACGGCTCCGATCAGCGTGCGGCTCTGCTGGCCATGCCCGGCATCGGGCCGTGGACGGCGGACTACGTGCGGATGCGCGTGCTCGGCGACCCCGACGTGACCCTGCCCGGCGATGTCGCCGTGCGCGCCGGCGCGGCGGCCCTCGGCATCCCGTCGGACCCGAAGGGGTTCGCGGCGTGGGCCGAGCGGCTCGCGCCGTGGCGCAGCTATCTCACCGCGCACCTGTGGCGCGCGGCACCCTCGACCCGGCCCCGGAAGGACCCGTCATGA
- a CDS encoding methylated-DNA--[protein]-cysteine S-methyltransferase → MTAIVQTIDTPDGAFTLVADDDGAVLAAGWTADAAAVLGRIRPALRPAEVAEGTTDAAGAVAAYYAGDLDAVSRVAVRQDGTAMQRAGWEALRGIEPGRPLTYAEFAAELGSPSAVRAAASICARNAPALFVPCHRVLRTGGGLGGFAWGIEVKRSLLAREAA, encoded by the coding sequence ATGACCGCCATCGTCCAGACCATCGACACCCCCGACGGCGCCTTCACCCTCGTCGCCGACGACGACGGCGCGGTGCTCGCCGCGGGCTGGACCGCCGACGCCGCCGCCGTGCTCGGCCGCATCCGCCCCGCTCTTCGTCCCGCCGAGGTGGCCGAGGGCACGACGGATGCCGCCGGCGCCGTCGCCGCCTACTACGCCGGCGACCTCGACGCGGTCTCGCGCGTCGCGGTGCGCCAGGACGGCACGGCGATGCAGCGTGCCGGGTGGGAGGCGCTGCGCGGCATCGAGCCCGGACGCCCGCTGACGTACGCCGAATTCGCCGCGGAGCTCGGATCGCCCTCGGCCGTGCGCGCCGCGGCGTCGATCTGCGCGCGCAACGCCCCCGCGCTCTTCGTCCCGTGCCACCGCGTGCTGCGCACCGGCGGCGGGCTCGGCGGATTCGCGTGGGGGATCGAGGTCAAGCGCAGCCTCCTCGCGCGCGAAGCGGCGTGA